Proteins from one Mycobacterium sp. SMC-2 genomic window:
- a CDS encoding acyl-CoA dehydrogenase family protein, translating into MTQERPGETAGFRNEVRAFLHDNLPADWAGVGALPAPQRREFVSRWRRLIGQARLIGVTWPVEYGGRGLTKIDHLVVVEEFSRAGVPVGTPGDTVSVKLIGNTLAAWGTHDQKSRFLPRIISGEDVWCQGYSEPEAGSDLASLRTRATLDGDEWHIDGQKIWTSNASNANWMFLLARTQPDAPKTKGISMLLMPMDQPGVDVRPITMLNGAKEFCEVFFNDARTAADLVVGEVNDGWRVANSLLSHERGEEAAVNPILFAHELGRVFEMAKQRGADQQPGTRERLGRAYLGVAVMKAMGDKILASYMRDGTLGPEASVSKLYWSEYHQTTTRLAVDILGRDALYWEGDIPMRFYRADDAGAPNDSSSWLSVHLCNAMAGTIYAGTSEIQRNIIAERILGLPRETRAT; encoded by the coding sequence ATGACTCAGGAACGGCCGGGCGAAACCGCTGGCTTCCGTAATGAGGTCCGCGCCTTTCTCCACGACAACCTGCCAGCGGATTGGGCCGGGGTCGGCGCCCTCCCGGCACCGCAGCGGCGCGAGTTCGTCAGCCGCTGGCGGCGGCTCATCGGGCAAGCCAGACTGATCGGCGTCACCTGGCCGGTCGAATACGGCGGGCGCGGCCTGACCAAAATCGACCACCTCGTGGTTGTCGAGGAGTTCTCCCGGGCAGGGGTCCCTGTCGGGACGCCGGGGGATACCGTGTCGGTCAAGCTCATCGGAAACACGCTGGCCGCGTGGGGAACTCACGATCAGAAGTCCCGCTTCCTGCCACGAATCATCAGCGGCGAGGATGTGTGGTGCCAAGGGTACTCCGAGCCCGAGGCGGGTTCGGATCTCGCCAGCCTGCGCACCCGCGCCACGCTGGACGGGGACGAATGGCACATCGATGGCCAGAAGATCTGGACGTCAAACGCGAGCAATGCAAACTGGATGTTCCTGCTGGCGCGCACCCAGCCGGATGCGCCGAAGACCAAAGGCATCTCCATGTTGCTCATGCCGATGGATCAGCCGGGTGTCGATGTTCGACCGATCACCATGCTCAACGGCGCCAAGGAGTTCTGCGAGGTCTTCTTCAACGACGCGCGCACCGCGGCGGATCTGGTTGTGGGCGAAGTCAACGACGGTTGGCGGGTGGCCAATTCCCTCCTGAGCCACGAGCGGGGCGAGGAAGCGGCGGTCAACCCGATCCTGTTCGCCCACGAGCTGGGGCGGGTATTTGAGATGGCCAAGCAGCGCGGCGCCGACCAACAGCCCGGTACCCGCGAGCGCCTCGGGCGCGCCTATCTCGGGGTTGCGGTGATGAAGGCGATGGGGGACAAGATCCTTGCCTCCTACATGCGCGACGGAACCCTGGGCCCCGAGGCATCGGTATCGAAACTGTATTGGAGCGAATACCACCAGACCACGACGCGGTTGGCGGTCGACATACTCGGCCGTGACGCTCTGTATTGGGAGGGTGACATTCCGATGCGCTTCTACCGCGCCGACGACGCCGGTGCGCCTAACGATTCCAGCTCGTGGCTATCTGTTCACCTGTGCAATGCGATGGCGGGCACCATCTATGCCGGAACTTCAGAGATCCAGCGCAACATCATCGCGGAGCGCATTCTCGGGCTGCCGCGCGAGACACGTGCGACGTAG
- a CDS encoding acyl-CoA dehydrogenase family protein: MAVLTDDDRIEFRLWVRDGLQRLAPLPQTRSLAECGRRADPDLVKSLAELGIFGFAVPEQYGGVDAGASGLAAFLIEAGRCLLPVPYLSSAVLAPAAIRWAQAETQFAELLAGIAEGAVRVALRVGPLDDASPRVTREGDVWRLTGDEPTVLEADVADWFIVAAHTDTGVGIFVVDRADSGVEVTNLGSLDVTRPVAAVSWRQALAVPLGPMGNSAPAGPLLNRLQDLTRLAVAADAVGGAQHLLDISVDYAKTRIQFGRPIGAFQAIKHRCADLYVAVQAATAAVEAAFEGLDQPRSSVPVPAAVAEITALEAYWQAVRTAMQIHGGLALTWEHEIGLYVKRATASQHLLGNPDQELARLTDLVLAADYDVVQGLIG, translated from the coding sequence GTGGCCGTGCTTACCGACGACGACCGGATCGAGTTCCGGCTCTGGGTTCGCGATGGCCTGCAGCGACTGGCTCCGCTGCCGCAGACCCGCAGTCTTGCCGAGTGCGGGCGACGTGCCGACCCTGACCTGGTCAAGAGCCTCGCGGAGCTGGGCATCTTCGGATTCGCAGTTCCCGAACAGTACGGCGGCGTCGATGCCGGGGCGTCGGGGTTGGCCGCGTTTCTGATCGAGGCGGGGCGCTGCCTGTTGCCGGTGCCGTATCTAAGCAGTGCCGTGCTCGCTCCCGCTGCGATCCGATGGGCCCAGGCCGAGACACAGTTCGCCGAGTTGCTGGCCGGCATCGCCGAGGGTGCGGTGCGGGTGGCACTCAGGGTAGGGCCGCTTGATGACGCATCGCCGCGGGTCACCCGGGAGGGCGATGTGTGGCGGCTGACCGGGGACGAGCCGACAGTGCTCGAGGCCGACGTGGCCGACTGGTTCATCGTTGCCGCCCACACCGACACCGGTGTCGGGATCTTCGTCGTCGACCGCGCCGACTCCGGGGTTGAGGTCACCAATCTCGGCTCCCTCGATGTGACCCGGCCGGTGGCGGCCGTGAGCTGGCGACAGGCGCTCGCCGTTCCGCTGGGGCCGATGGGCAATAGCGCGCCGGCGGGGCCACTGCTGAACCGGCTGCAGGACCTCACACGCTTGGCCGTGGCGGCCGACGCCGTCGGTGGCGCCCAGCACCTGCTCGACATATCGGTCGACTACGCCAAGACTCGGATCCAGTTCGGCCGTCCGATCGGCGCGTTCCAGGCCATCAAGCACCGCTGCGCCGATCTATACGTGGCGGTGCAGGCCGCCACCGCGGCCGTGGAAGCGGCCTTCGAGGGGCTCGACCAGCCGCGGTCGTCGGTGCCGGTGCCGGCAGCCGTTGCCGAGATCACCGCGCTCGAGGCGTACTGGCAGGCGGTGCGTACCGCCATGCAGATACACGGCGGCCTCGCCCTGACCTGGGAACATGAGATAGGGCTCTACGTGAAGCGGGCCACCGCGTCGCAGCACCTATTGGGCAACCCCGACCAGGAACTCGCGCGCCTAACCGACCTGGTGCTCGCCGCAGACTACGACGTGGTGCAAGGACTCATCGGATGA
- a CDS encoding MaoC family dehydratase: MRTIEGPDELRSLVGQELGVSDWLAVDQDRINLFADATDDHQWIHVDPAKAAEGPFGTTIAHGYLTLALLPPLMNNIFEVTNKRMGVNYGLNKVRFPAPLPVDSLVRVRLGIAAVEDVPDGVQVVWQATVERQGGDKPVCVAESITRLYF, encoded by the coding sequence GTGCGCACAATAGAAGGCCCCGACGAACTGCGGTCCCTGGTGGGCCAAGAGCTCGGCGTCAGTGACTGGTTGGCCGTCGATCAAGACCGGATCAACCTGTTCGCCGACGCCACCGACGACCACCAGTGGATCCACGTCGATCCGGCGAAGGCCGCCGAAGGGCCGTTCGGCACAACGATCGCCCACGGTTACCTGACTCTGGCATTGCTTCCCCCGTTGATGAACAACATCTTCGAGGTGACCAACAAACGGATGGGCGTGAACTACGGACTCAATAAAGTCCGATTCCCGGCCCCGCTGCCCGTTGATTCCCTGGTCCGGGTTCGGCTCGGCATCGCCGCTGTCGAGGACGTGCCCGACGGTGTTCAGGTCGTGTGGCAGGCCACCGTGGAACGTCAGGGTGGTGACAAACCGGTCTGCGTCGCAGAGTCGATCACCCGCCTGTACTTCTGA
- a CDS encoding SDR family NAD(P)-dependent oxidoreductase — MSNPVRLADRVAVVTGAGQGLGRAIAIRYAAEGARVAVVDINESTAQGVADEITASGGTAIAIPCDVSQRRVVNDAAARIAAELGTITVLVSNAGLTRPAMLWKMTDEQWSTVLDIHLNGSFYWLQAVVPGMQEAKKGHIIFTTSSAGINGTIGQINYASAKAALLGMTRSAARELAAYNIVVNAVAPAAATPMTENLRSNEKLNDNYLQRIPLKRWADPEEIAGTYVFLASDETDYMTGQVLAIDGGLVMVR; from the coding sequence ATGTCAAACCCTGTGCGGCTCGCTGACCGAGTCGCCGTGGTAACCGGTGCGGGTCAAGGGTTGGGCCGCGCGATCGCGATCCGTTACGCCGCCGAGGGCGCCCGGGTGGCCGTCGTTGACATCAACGAGTCGACGGCGCAGGGTGTAGCCGACGAGATCACCGCCAGCGGCGGTACGGCGATCGCCATACCCTGTGATGTGTCGCAGCGCCGCGTCGTCAACGACGCCGCGGCGCGCATCGCCGCCGAGCTGGGAACGATCACAGTGCTGGTCAGCAATGCAGGGCTGACGCGCCCGGCGATGTTGTGGAAAATGACCGACGAGCAGTGGTCCACGGTGCTCGACATCCACCTCAACGGTTCGTTCTACTGGCTGCAGGCCGTCGTCCCGGGCATGCAGGAAGCCAAGAAGGGCCACATCATCTTCACGACCTCCTCGGCGGGCATCAACGGGACAATCGGGCAGATCAACTACGCCTCGGCCAAAGCCGCACTGCTGGGCATGACGCGGTCGGCCGCCCGCGAGCTCGCCGCCTACAACATCGTCGTCAACGCGGTGGCTCCCGCGGCGGCGACTCCGATGACCGAGAATCTGCGGAGCAACGAGAAACTCAATGACAATTACCTGCAACGGATTCCGTTGAAGCGGTGGGCCGATCCCGAAGAGATCGCCGGCACCTACGTATTCCTCGCCTCCGACGAGACCGATTACATGACCGGTCAGGTGCTCGCCATCGATGGCGGCCTGGTGATGGTCCGGTGA
- a CDS encoding acyl-CoA dehydrogenase family protein, whose product MRLEATDLSVEELRLRDEVRAFLAQRLPAGSYDIGLGFAAASDPAFSADLGSRGWLGMALPREYGGGGRTAVERLIVVEELLAVGAPVGWHWVADRQSGPNIAANGTDEQKRYFLPRIASGDFSFAIGMSEPDAGSDLASVRTKAVQVGGGWMLNGTKIWTSGAAEATHLLGLFRTSEDRYRGLTQLIVDRNAEGLTASPIPFIDGTRHFCEVSFEDVFVPDSMRLGEVGAGWGQNTAELVLERGGVDRWMSVMPVLQHWAENLYGAVPGWARAELGSVTARCWGFHGLSLSIARAVDRGESPTVEAALAKEMATRFEQECIEIVLRHFGRTPELTSSDPYESLLARAVLTGPAFTIRGGTTEILRNIIAKALVKP is encoded by the coding sequence ATGAGGCTGGAAGCAACCGACCTCAGCGTCGAGGAACTACGGCTTCGCGACGAAGTCCGCGCCTTTCTGGCGCAGCGACTTCCCGCCGGCAGCTACGACATCGGCCTCGGCTTCGCCGCCGCCAGCGACCCGGCATTCTCGGCTGACCTGGGTTCGCGGGGATGGCTGGGCATGGCGCTGCCCCGCGAGTACGGCGGCGGTGGGCGCACCGCCGTCGAGCGGCTCATCGTGGTCGAGGAGTTACTCGCGGTGGGAGCGCCCGTCGGCTGGCACTGGGTCGCGGACCGCCAATCGGGACCCAACATCGCCGCCAACGGCACCGATGAGCAGAAGCGCTACTTCCTGCCGCGCATTGCCAGTGGTGACTTCTCCTTCGCGATCGGGATGAGCGAACCCGACGCGGGATCGGATCTCGCTTCGGTGCGCACCAAGGCCGTCCAGGTCGGCGGTGGGTGGATGCTCAACGGGACGAAGATCTGGACCTCGGGCGCCGCCGAGGCCACCCATCTATTGGGGTTGTTCCGCACATCCGAGGACCGCTACCGCGGGCTGACTCAGCTCATCGTCGATCGCAACGCCGAGGGCCTGACCGCCTCGCCGATCCCGTTCATCGATGGCACCCGCCACTTCTGTGAGGTGTCCTTCGAGGACGTGTTCGTTCCCGATTCAATGCGATTGGGCGAGGTGGGCGCCGGCTGGGGCCAGAACACCGCCGAGCTCGTGCTGGAACGCGGCGGCGTCGACCGGTGGATGTCGGTGATGCCGGTGCTGCAGCACTGGGCGGAAAACCTGTACGGCGCGGTGCCCGGGTGGGCACGGGCCGAATTGGGTTCGGTTACCGCACGCTGCTGGGGATTTCACGGATTGTCGCTGTCGATCGCCCGGGCGGTGGACCGAGGCGAGTCTCCCACCGTGGAGGCTGCCCTGGCCAAGGAGATGGCCACCCGATTCGAGCAGGAATGCATCGAGATCGTGCTGCGGCATTTCGGGCGCACACCCGAACTGACGTCCTCCGACCCGTATGAGTCGCTGCTCGCCAGGGCTGTCCTCACCGGGCCGGCGTTCACCATCCGAGGCGGCACCACCGAGATCCTGCGCAACATCATTGCGAAAGCGTTGGTCAAACCATGA
- a CDS encoding acyl-CoA dehydrogenase has product MSQTVHRDSDLVGLVRDYFSKTFTPEVIAGVERDGPSPQLWRSVEELGLPLVGIDEDSGGSGGSLLDLLAVMEGAGRYAVPLPLAETSLAAYLLARAGAELPAGPLAVVPDPGELALAGGRLTGTAAHVPWVRGATRIVAVVPDESARVQVVSINPEHLDVTAGADLAGMPRDTIRALDVAVNCYPAETGVDDVLLRGALLRAAQMAGAITAVFELTKTYVGQRVQFGKPIGIFQAVQAHVVELAQASALTALSVDRAGAAALRGPGSFEIVATKSLANRHAGLVTRAAHQAHGAIGMTQEYSLQLFSRRLHTWRGDFGDETTMNLRLGAAITERGGLTSAVTSAGSTIGV; this is encoded by the coding sequence ATGAGCCAAACCGTCCATCGCGATTCCGACCTCGTTGGGCTGGTCCGGGATTATTTCTCCAAGACCTTCACCCCCGAGGTCATCGCCGGCGTCGAACGTGACGGTCCCTCACCACAGCTTTGGCGCTCCGTCGAAGAACTCGGTTTGCCCCTCGTCGGCATCGACGAGGACAGCGGCGGCTCTGGTGGATCACTGCTAGACCTGCTCGCGGTGATGGAGGGTGCCGGTCGCTATGCGGTGCCCCTGCCGCTGGCCGAAACCAGCCTCGCTGCCTACCTGTTGGCGCGGGCGGGGGCCGAGTTACCTGCCGGACCGCTTGCCGTCGTACCCGATCCGGGTGAACTCGCCCTTGCCGGCGGGCGACTGACCGGAACAGCAGCCCATGTTCCCTGGGTGCGTGGCGCCACCCGCATCGTGGCGGTGGTGCCCGATGAATCGGCCCGGGTACAGGTGGTCTCGATCAACCCCGAGCACCTCGATGTCACCGCGGGAGCCGACCTGGCCGGGATGCCGCGCGACACGATCCGGGCCCTCGACGTCGCGGTCAACTGCTACCCCGCCGAGACGGGTGTCGACGATGTCCTGCTGCGCGGAGCGCTGCTGCGCGCAGCACAGATGGCCGGTGCGATCACTGCGGTGTTCGAACTGACCAAAACCTACGTTGGACAGCGGGTCCAGTTCGGCAAACCGATCGGTATCTTCCAAGCCGTCCAGGCGCACGTCGTGGAACTTGCCCAGGCGTCGGCGCTGACAGCACTGTCTGTCGACCGGGCCGGGGCCGCCGCCCTTCGGGGGCCAGGGTCGTTTGAGATCGTCGCGACGAAGTCGCTGGCCAACCGCCATGCCGGCCTGGTGACAAGGGCCGCCCACCAGGCGCACGGCGCGATCGGGATGACGCAGGAGTACTCCCTACAACTGTTTTCACGGCGCCTGCACACCTGGCGTGGTGACTTCGGCGACGAGACGACGATGAACCTGCGCCTTGGCGCGGCCATAACTGAACGGGGCGGATTGACCTCTGCCGTGACATCCGCCGGTTCCACGATCGGAGTTTAA
- a CDS encoding enoyl-CoA hydratase/isomerase family protein: MTRNITVSTDDHVAVIEINRPPANYFDRQLICEIVDATGELHAHGTRAIVLCSEGKHFCAGANFADGEMEGDRSRSSGLLYREAIRLFDAKVPIIAAVQGSAVGGGLGLACAADFRVATPSSRFHANFSMLGFHQGFGLSETLPTIVGAQHAMDLLYTSRRIDGQHAFEIGLVDRLVPDAELRTEALNWAAEIAAAAPLAVQSIRETLRAPLANRVRVVLERELGQQQKLWATNDSKIGIAANLAREKAVFTGQ, encoded by the coding sequence ATGACCCGCAACATCACTGTGAGTACCGACGACCATGTCGCGGTGATCGAGATCAACCGGCCTCCGGCCAACTATTTCGACCGTCAGCTCATCTGCGAGATCGTAGATGCGACAGGCGAACTGCACGCCCATGGCACACGGGCGATCGTCCTGTGCTCAGAAGGCAAGCATTTCTGCGCCGGGGCGAACTTCGCCGATGGCGAGATGGAGGGCGATCGGTCCCGTTCTTCGGGGCTGCTCTACCGCGAGGCGATTCGGTTGTTCGACGCGAAGGTGCCAATCATCGCGGCGGTGCAGGGCTCCGCCGTCGGCGGAGGCTTGGGGTTGGCCTGCGCAGCCGACTTCAGGGTGGCCACCCCATCGAGCCGGTTCCACGCGAACTTCTCGATGTTGGGCTTCCACCAGGGTTTCGGGCTCTCCGAGACGTTGCCCACCATCGTGGGCGCCCAACATGCGATGGACCTGCTCTACACCAGTCGACGCATCGATGGTCAGCATGCCTTTGAGATCGGACTGGTCGACCGGCTGGTGCCGGACGCGGAACTGCGGACCGAAGCGCTGAACTGGGCAGCCGAGATCGCGGCGGCCGCTCCCCTTGCCGTGCAGTCGATCCGGGAAACGCTGCGGGCCCCACTAGCGAACCGTGTTCGCGTGGTGCTGGAGCGTGAGCTCGGTCAACAGCAGAAGCTGTGGGCCACCAACGACAGCAAGATCGGCATCGCCGCCAACCTGGCCCGCGAAAAGGCGGTATTCACCGGTCAGTAG
- a CDS encoding acyl-CoA dehydrogenase family protein — MSAVQTSGFDAATREEIAASLRELFEKRTGAQDIAPLLAELGWAEVLAEDPATAVTLLFTEHGRALASSRALDDVMLAELSEVLPTGRRRAVIYPHPPQGSVALRCDEPIVGLSLGSLTDIDEAVIAATLPGGAVGLIALTAADLCVSAESLGGFDFDSGWRIVTAVVPKDVEAICAAAQWDRAVAAGRRALAAEILGVCDTALNLVTSHAAARVQFGRPIGSFQAVRHRLSEAYVAMAGARAVLDNAYAVAGSDAEVWAALIAKIRAGHAQAVLMRHAVQVFGAIGLTRESDIHRYVERAAALDALLGGHQALTEVVGSAFLDGDEVDAAFEML, encoded by the coding sequence GTGAGCGCCGTACAGACATCGGGATTCGACGCCGCCACCCGCGAGGAGATTGCCGCGTCGCTGCGTGAGCTCTTCGAAAAGCGGACCGGGGCCCAGGACATCGCGCCGCTGCTCGCCGAGCTGGGCTGGGCCGAGGTTCTGGCCGAGGATCCCGCCACCGCCGTCACGCTGCTTTTCACCGAACACGGTCGGGCACTGGCATCCTCGCGCGCGTTGGACGACGTCATGCTGGCAGAGCTGTCCGAGGTATTGCCGACCGGCCGGCGTCGGGCGGTCATTTATCCGCATCCACCGCAGGGATCGGTGGCGCTGCGCTGCGACGAGCCGATCGTCGGGCTGAGCCTCGGGTCGCTCACCGACATCGACGAGGCCGTGATCGCCGCGACGCTGCCCGGTGGAGCAGTGGGACTCATTGCGCTGACAGCCGCCGACTTGTGCGTGTCGGCCGAGTCCCTGGGGGGCTTCGACTTCGACAGCGGCTGGCGTATCGTGACCGCCGTCGTGCCGAAGGACGTTGAGGCCATCTGCGCGGCAGCGCAGTGGGATCGCGCCGTGGCGGCAGGACGGCGCGCCTTGGCGGCTGAGATCCTCGGGGTTTGTGACACCGCACTTAACCTGGTGACCTCGCACGCCGCGGCCCGGGTCCAGTTCGGACGTCCGATCGGCTCCTTTCAGGCTGTCCGCCACCGGCTTTCGGAGGCCTACGTAGCCATGGCCGGTGCCCGAGCGGTGCTCGACAACGCCTACGCGGTCGCGGGAAGCGACGCAGAGGTGTGGGCGGCGCTGATCGCCAAGATCCGCGCCGGGCACGCGCAAGCGGTGCTGATGCGCCACGCGGTGCAGGTGTTCGGTGCGATCGGCCTGACAAGGGAAAGCGACATTCACCGATACGTCGAGCGCGCCGCCGCGTTGGACGCACTTCTCGGTGGTCACCAAGCGCTCACCGAAGTCGTCGGCAGCGCATTTTTGGATGGCGATGAGGTGGACGCCGCATTCGAGATGCTGTGA
- a CDS encoding acyl-CoA dehydrogenase family protein, which translates to MRTELTADVSAYRRAVREYVGQDPSLQRWRNSCYPSTETHMAEHAALMARLFEGGWNRYGWPVDAGGCGGDERHRAVLYDELSAAGVDVPEQQMLLETLGPAVLRFAPALGAQFLPAYLAGEEWWAQSFSEPDAGSDLAGLRCRARRQGDHYVLSGQKIWTSHGATARRLICLVRTGSLESRHRGLTMVMVDTDTPGVEIRPIAMASGQNELSEVFFDDAEVPASRLLGDEGQGWQVAMFLLQFERAMYAWLSATVAGRKLRELRDAVDGLPDGGVRRLGECYTDIATLKARSANTVRRLAAGESVGPEASVDKILLATVETGLHDAARDLLPSEFLFGEGPLAARWRDDWWYSRASTIMGGSAEVQRGIIADRVLNLPKERTT; encoded by the coding sequence ATGCGGACGGAGCTGACCGCCGACGTCTCCGCCTATCGGCGCGCCGTGCGTGAGTACGTCGGGCAGGACCCGAGTCTGCAGCGGTGGCGCAATTCCTGCTACCCCTCGACCGAGACGCACATGGCCGAGCATGCGGCGCTGATGGCGCGGCTGTTCGAGGGTGGATGGAATCGGTACGGCTGGCCCGTCGATGCGGGCGGCTGCGGCGGCGACGAGCGGCATCGCGCCGTGCTGTATGACGAACTGAGCGCGGCGGGTGTGGATGTACCCGAGCAGCAGATGCTGCTGGAGACCCTGGGGCCGGCGGTACTCCGGTTCGCGCCGGCGCTGGGCGCGCAGTTCCTGCCCGCCTATCTCGCCGGTGAGGAATGGTGGGCCCAGTCGTTCTCTGAGCCCGACGCCGGTAGCGATCTGGCCGGGCTGCGGTGCCGGGCCCGCCGGCAGGGTGATCATTATGTGCTGTCCGGCCAGAAGATCTGGACCAGCCATGGGGCTACCGCCCGGCGTCTGATCTGCCTGGTGCGTACCGGGTCGTTGGAGAGCCGGCACCGCGGGCTGACGATGGTGATGGTCGATACCGACACTCCCGGCGTCGAGATCCGTCCGATCGCGATGGCCAGTGGACAGAACGAACTGTCGGAGGTGTTCTTCGATGACGCCGAGGTGCCCGCATCTCGCCTGCTGGGCGATGAGGGACAAGGCTGGCAGGTCGCGATGTTTCTGCTGCAGTTCGAACGGGCGATGTATGCCTGGTTGAGTGCCACTGTCGCTGGTCGCAAGCTGCGAGAGTTGCGTGACGCTGTCGACGGACTGCCCGATGGCGGCGTGCGCCGGCTCGGTGAGTGCTACACCGACATCGCCACGCTCAAAGCGCGCAGCGCCAACACGGTGCGCCGGCTCGCCGCCGGGGAAAGCGTCGGTCCGGAGGCCAGCGTGGACAAGATTCTGCTGGCAACGGTTGAGACCGGCCTGCACGACGCCGCCCGCGACCTTTTGCCCAGTGAATTCCTCTTCGGCGAGGGTCCTCTGGCGGCGCGATGGCGGGACGACTGGTGGTATAGCCGGGCCTCGACGATCATGGGCGGGTCCGCCGAAGTGCAACGCGGCATCATCGCCGACCGAGTGTTGAACCTGCCCAAGGAACGAACCACGTGA
- a CDS encoding enoyl-CoA hydratase/isomerase family protein has product MHNPFEPELLIEERDAIRVVTLNRPEALNATNEPLHIALQSVWRHLAGDADARAVVLTGAGRAFSAGGDFQHFVELWDDRPRRRREIEGAKRLLTEMVDFPLPVVAAVNGPAVGLGCNLAVLSDVVLIAESAYMADPHVSVGLTAADGGAPTWPLLMSMLRAKEYLLTSEPIPAEQAVALGLANRVVPDADLLDQALAVAQRIAKLPPQAVQSTKRALNMHIKRAVAGVLEYALSEEYDSFETPEHQALVNRFLERSAARAAEAKSS; this is encoded by the coding sequence ATGCACAATCCATTCGAGCCTGAGTTGCTGATCGAGGAGCGCGATGCCATTCGCGTGGTCACCCTCAACCGCCCGGAAGCGTTGAACGCGACCAACGAACCTCTGCACATCGCGCTGCAGTCGGTATGGCGCCACCTCGCCGGCGACGCGGACGCGCGCGCGGTGGTGTTGACCGGCGCGGGTCGGGCGTTTAGCGCCGGCGGCGACTTCCAGCACTTCGTCGAACTCTGGGACGACCGGCCCCGGCGCCGTCGTGAGATCGAGGGCGCCAAGCGGCTGTTGACCGAAATGGTCGACTTCCCGCTGCCCGTCGTGGCCGCGGTCAACGGTCCCGCCGTGGGCCTGGGCTGCAACCTGGCCGTGCTCAGCGATGTGGTGCTGATCGCCGAGAGCGCCTACATGGCCGACCCGCACGTGAGCGTCGGTCTGACCGCCGCCGACGGCGGCGCACCGACCTGGCCGCTGCTGATGAGCATGTTACGGGCCAAGGAGTACCTGCTCACCAGTGAGCCCATCCCGGCCGAACAGGCCGTGGCGCTGGGGCTGGCCAACCGGGTGGTGCCCGACGCGGACCTGCTCGATCAGGCGCTGGCCGTGGCGCAACGCATCGCCAAACTGCCTCCGCAAGCGGTGCAAAGCACCAAGCGGGCGCTGAACATGCACATCAAGCGCGCGGTTGCCGGGGTGCTGGAGTACGCGCTGTCTGAGGAGTACGACTCGTTCGAGACCCCCGAGCACCAGGCGTTGGTCAACCGCTTCCTGGAACGGTCCGCGGCCAGGGCGGCGGAAGCGAAGTCGTCATAG
- a CDS encoding enoyl-CoA hydratase-related protein codes for MADYDDITYSVENATAVITINRPERYNAFRGQTVEELIKAFRSAWADNSVRAVILTGAGDKAFCAGGDVKQRAETGDYGPTESGLFEIGYLHKLIRDIPKPVIAAVNGAAIGGGHVLHVLCDLSIASGNATFGQAGPRVGSFDAGFGSAFLARVVGEKRAREIWFLCRQYDAETAERWGLVNAVVPADRLLEEAKSWAAEIAALSPTAIRFLKQSFNADTDHQAGLSNLGLSAVDLFYESPEGQEGARAFAEKRKPDFAAYATKAPVGVEA; via the coding sequence ATGGCCGACTACGACGACATCACCTACTCGGTGGAAAACGCCACCGCCGTCATCACCATCAATCGACCCGAGCGTTACAACGCCTTTCGTGGCCAGACGGTCGAGGAACTGATCAAAGCCTTTCGTTCGGCCTGGGCCGATAACTCCGTGCGCGCAGTCATCCTGACCGGCGCCGGTGATAAGGCATTCTGCGCGGGTGGTGACGTCAAACAGCGCGCGGAGACCGGTGATTACGGCCCTACCGAGAGCGGGCTGTTCGAAATCGGCTATCTGCACAAGCTGATTCGCGACATCCCGAAACCGGTGATCGCCGCCGTGAACGGGGCCGCAATCGGAGGCGGTCATGTGCTGCATGTCTTGTGTGATCTCAGCATCGCCTCCGGCAACGCCACGTTCGGTCAAGCGGGGCCACGGGTCGGGTCTTTCGACGCGGGTTTCGGCTCAGCCTTCCTGGCACGAGTGGTCGGCGAGAAGCGGGCTCGCGAGATCTGGTTCTTGTGCCGGCAGTACGACGCCGAAACGGCCGAGCGTTGGGGTCTGGTCAACGCGGTGGTCCCAGCCGATCGGCTGCTCGAGGAAGCCAAGTCCTGGGCGGCCGAGATCGCCGCGCTGAGCCCCACGGCCATCCGCTTCCTTAAGCAGTCGTTCAACGCCGACACCGATCATCAGGCGGGGCTGAGCAACCTCGGGTTGTCCGCGGTCGACCTCTTCTACGAGTCGCCCGAAGGGCAGGAAGGTGCCCGGGCGTTCGCCGAGAAACGCAAGCCGGACTTCGCGGCGTACGCCACGAAGGCGCCGGTCGGCGTCGAGGCATGA